The following are from one region of the Flavobacteriales bacterium genome:
- a CDS encoding transglycosylase domain-containing protein, with amino-acid sequence MAKNSNTPLTPKKIILYFWGLFVVLPMLLFFITMWCAKTGSMGFDPLPSLQELENPKSNLASEIITTDGKLLGKYFKENRTNVKFEDLSPHLVSALIATEDERFLSHSGIDFRGLMRAVINLGRAGGASTITQQLAKMMFHDRKGGIFNKIKQKLQEQIIAVELEKRYTKQEIITMYLNKFDFINNAVGIKSASNVYFNKEPIELDLQEAAMLVGMAKNPALYNPLRRAEMTQTRREVVLKQMLKNDFITDFQYDSLRVLPLGLDYKIVDHKEGLAPYYREILRGELQKMFDQKNEDGTYVYAKKDGSPYNIYMDGLKIYTTIDSRMQTYAEWAVQEYIGKTLQRQFFTHLVKYRKNKYPFDNRISDDQYEQIMQTARLRTARYQILTGQECENCGRRGKFVEKSGHYFQCTAEDCNFKRWAPAKDSIKIIFNQPTPMTVFTYQGDKDTILSPNDSIRYYKSFLQAGLMAMDPHTGYIKAWVGGTNFTHFSFDHVKSSRRQVGSTFKPFVYATAIQNGYSPCYEVTNTRYTFRKGEFGILQDWTPKNSDGLYGCNVSLKYALANSMNTITAWIMKQFGPQAVVKQAKAMGITSPLEAVPSLCLGVADLSVYEMVGANSTMANKGVWIEPTMYTRIEDKHGNVIIDFKPKTNEAMSEETAYVMLDLMKGVVDGERNNCVGSLMKNPRNVSGTGMRLRGSITESRPYTGHRYPIAGKTGTTQNNSDGWFMGLTPDLVTGVWVGAEERSIRFATTDMGQGANTALPIWGYFMQKVHADPTLKISSGDFEKPEKPLTIELDCVKYNLGKNLNTDYNDSPQY; translated from the coding sequence ATGGCTAAAAATTCAAATACTCCACTTACTCCTAAAAAAATCATCTTGTATTTTTGGGGCCTGTTTGTTGTGCTACCAATGCTGTTGTTTTTCATTACCATGTGGTGTGCAAAAACGGGATCAATGGGATTCGACCCACTTCCTTCGTTACAAGAATTAGAAAACCCTAAAAGCAACTTAGCTTCAGAAATTATTACTACCGATGGAAAACTATTGGGCAAGTATTTTAAAGAAAACCGAACCAATGTAAAGTTTGAGGATTTATCTCCTCATTTGGTTTCTGCTTTAATAGCTACAGAAGATGAACGTTTTTTAAGTCATTCGGGAATTGATTTTAGAGGTTTAATGCGAGCAGTTATTAACCTAGGACGAGCTGGTGGAGCGAGTACCATTACTCAGCAACTGGCTAAAATGATGTTTCACGACAGAAAAGGTGGTATTTTCAATAAAATAAAACAAAAATTACAAGAACAAATTATTGCTGTTGAACTAGAGAAAAGATACACCAAGCAAGAAATTATTACCATGTATTTGAATAAGTTCGATTTTATCAATAATGCGGTAGGTATCAAATCGGCAAGTAACGTTTATTTTAATAAAGAACCCATAGAATTAGACCTACAAGAAGCTGCCATGTTGGTTGGTATGGCTAAAAACCCAGCGCTTTATAACCCACTTCGAAGAGCAGAAATGACTCAAACCAGAAGAGAAGTAGTTTTAAAACAAATGTTGAAAAACGACTTTATCACCGATTTTCAGTACGATTCGTTAAGGGTTTTACCGCTTGGTTTAGATTACAAAATTGTTGACCACAAAGAAGGTTTAGCTCCTTATTATCGCGAGATTTTGAGAGGAGAATTACAGAAAATGTTTGACCAAAAGAATGAAGATGGAACGTATGTTTATGCTAAAAAAGATGGCTCTCCATACAACATTTACATGGATGGGTTGAAAATTTATACCACCATCGATTCTAGAATGCAAACTTATGCAGAGTGGGCCGTTCAAGAGTACATCGGTAAAACTTTACAACGTCAGTTTTTTACACATTTGGTAAAATACCGAAAAAACAAGTACCCTTTTGATAACAGAATTTCTGACGATCAATACGAACAGATTATGCAAACGGCACGTTTACGAACGGCACGTTATCAAATTTTAACTGGTCAAGAATGTGAAAACTGTGGAAGAAGAGGAAAGTTTGTAGAAAAAAGTGGTCATTATTTTCAATGTACGGCAGAAGATTGCAACTTTAAACGTTGGGCTCCAGCAAAAGATTCGATTAAAATTATTTTCAACCAACCTACTCCTATGACGGTTTTTACTTATCAAGGAGACAAAGACACCATTCTTTCGCCAAACGATTCAATCCGTTACTACAAAAGCTTTTTACAAGCTGGGTTAATGGCAATGGACCCTCATACTGGCTATATTAAAGCTTGGGTGGGCGGAACCAATTTTACTCATTTCTCTTTCGACCACGTAAAATCTTCTCGTCGTCAGGTGGGCTCTACATTTAAACCCTTTGTTTATGCTACAGCTATTCAAAATGGTTATTCTCCTTGTTATGAGGTAACCAATACTCGTTATACCTTTAGAAAAGGAGAATTTGGTATTTTGCAAGATTGGACTCCAAAAAATTCTGACGGACTTTATGGTTGTAATGTGTCGTTAAAATATGCATTAGCAAACTCTATGAACACCATTACAGCTTGGATTATGAAGCAATTTGGTCCTCAAGCCGTTGTTAAGCAGGCAAAAGCTATGGGCATAACTAGTCCATTAGAGGCGGTTCCGTCGCTTTGTTTAGGTGTAGCCGATTTAAGTGTTTACGAAATGGTTGGAGCCAACTCAACCATGGCAAATAAAGGTGTGTGGATTGAACCCACCATGTACACTCGTATTGAGGATAAACATGGAAACGTAATTATCGACTTTAAACCCAAAACCAACGAAGCCATGAGCGAAGAAACAGCTTATGTAATGTTGGATTTAATGAAAGGTGTGGTTGATGGCGAGCGTAACAACTGTGTAGGCAGTTTAATGAAAAACCCAAGAAATGTAAGTGGTACAGGAATGAGATTACGAGGTTCAATTACTGAATCTAGACCTTACACAGGACACCGTTATCCTATTGCTGGTAAAACAGGTACTACTCAAAACAACTCCGATGGATGGTTTATGGGTTTAACCCCTGATTTAGTTACAGGCGTTTGGGTAGGTGCAGAAGAACGTAGTATTCGTTTTGCGACAACCGATATGGGGCAAGGTGCAAATACTGCATTGCCAATTTGGGGTTATTTTATGCAGAAAGTTCATGCCGACCCAACACTAAAAATTTCTTCGGGCGATTTTGAAAAACCTGAAAAACCTCTAACCATTGAATTAGATTGCGTAAAATATAATTTAGGGAAAAATTTGAATACGGATTACAACGATAGTCCTCAATATTAA
- a CDS encoding CoA transferase subunit A has protein sequence MAINKVVANVEDATKGIKDDMTLMLGGFGLCGIPENCIAQLVKMNVKGLTCISNNAGVDDFGLGLLLQNKQIKKMISSYVGENDEFERQMLSGELEVDLIPQGSLAERCRAGGAGIPAFFTPAGYGTEVAEGKEVRIFDGKPHILEAALTANFAIVKAWKGDTAGNLIYKATARNFNPMMAMAGKITIAEVEHLVPEGELDPNFIHTPGIFVQRIFQGANYEKRIEQRTVRSK, from the coding sequence ATGGCTATTAATAAAGTTGTTGCCAATGTTGAAGATGCAACAAAAGGAATTAAAGACGATATGACCTTAATGTTAGGTGGTTTCGGCTTGTGTGGAATACCTGAAAACTGTATCGCTCAGTTGGTAAAAATGAATGTAAAAGGGTTAACTTGTATCTCTAACAATGCTGGTGTAGACGATTTTGGGTTGGGTTTACTCTTACAAAACAAACAAATTAAAAAAATGATTTCCTCATACGTTGGCGAAAACGACGAGTTTGAACGACAAATGTTGAGTGGAGAATTGGAAGTTGACTTAATTCCTCAAGGTTCATTAGCAGAACGTTGTAGAGCTGGTGGAGCAGGAATACCCGCATTTTTTACCCCCGCAGGATACGGTACCGAAGTTGCCGAAGGCAAAGAAGTTCGAATATTTGATGGTAAACCTCACATTTTAGAAGCAGCTTTAACTGCCAATTTTGCCATAGTAAAAGCTTGGAAAGGCGATACTGCAGGTAATTTAATTTATAAAGCTACTGCCCGAAATTTTAATCCTATGATGGCTATGGCAGGTAAAATTACTATTGCCGAAGTAGAACATTTAGTCCCTGAAGGCGAATTAGACCCCAATTTTATTCATACTCCTGGCATTTTTGTACAACGCATTTTTCAAGGAGCAAATTACGAGAAGAGAATTGAACAGAGAACCGTTAGGAGTAAATAA
- a CDS encoding four helix bundle protein, with protein sequence MRNDKENLIVNLTFAFAIKIIDFSEEIRSKNRFEMASQIFRSGTSIGANIREAQNAESKADFIHKFKIAAKETDELIYWLQLCKESTHYPSPNEELIKELNTIHLIISKIISSSKKK encoded by the coding sequence ATGAGAAACGATAAAGAAAATCTAATTGTAAATTTAACCTTTGCTTTTGCGATAAAAATTATCGATTTTTCTGAAGAAATTAGATCTAAAAATCGTTTTGAGATGGCTTCTCAAATTTTTAGAAGTGGAACATCAATAGGTGCAAACATTAGAGAAGCTCAAAATGCGGAAAGTAAAGCTGACTTTATTCATAAATTTAAAATAGCCGCTAAAGAAACAGACGAGTTGATTTATTGGCTTCAACTATGTAAAGAATCAACACATTATCCAAGTCCTAATGAGGAGTTAATAAAAGAACTAAACACAATACATTTGATTATATCAAAAATTATTTCATCAAGTAAAAAGAAATAA
- a CDS encoding CoA transferase subunit B — translation MLDKIGIAKRIAQELKDGWYVNLGIGIPTLVANFVNKDITVEFQSENGILGMGPFPFDGEEDADLINAGKQTVTLQPGASIFDSATSFAMIRGQHVQLTVLGAMEVSQNGDIANWKIPGKMVKGMGGAMDLVASAKNIIVAMMHTNKAGESKLLPACSLPLTGVGCVTKVVTELAVMEIKNGAFYLLERAPGVTVEQIKTATAGKLVIEGEIPEMQLD, via the coding sequence ATGTTAGACAAGATTGGAATAGCAAAAAGAATTGCACAAGAATTAAAAGATGGTTGGTATGTTAACTTAGGAATAGGTATTCCTACCTTGGTTGCTAACTTTGTAAACAAAGACATTACGGTTGAGTTTCAATCGGAAAATGGAATTTTGGGCATGGGCCCTTTTCCATTTGATGGAGAAGAAGATGCCGATTTAATTAATGCAGGTAAACAAACCGTAACCTTACAACCTGGCGCTTCTATTTTTGACTCTGCAACAAGCTTTGCCATGATTAGAGGACAACATGTTCAGCTAACGGTATTGGGTGCTATGGAAGTTTCTCAGAACGGCGATATTGCCAACTGGAAAATACCAGGTAAAATGGTAAAAGGTATGGGTGGTGCTATGGATTTAGTAGCTTCTGCAAAAAATATTATTGTTGCCATGATGCACACCAACAAAGCTGGCGAAAGTAAATTATTACCAGCATGTTCATTGCCATTAACTGGTGTTGGATGTGTTACCAAAGTGGTTACCGAATTAGCGGTAATGGAAATTAAAAACGGTGCATTTTATTTGCTTGAACGTGCTCCAGGTGTTACGGTAGAACAAATTAAAACCGCTACCGCAGGTAAATTAGTTATTGAAGGAGAAATACCTGAAATGCAATTAGATTAA
- a CDS encoding DUF2750 domain-containing protein, producing MSQHSIKTKGNHQEFIKKVCETGVVWCLKNSEGLATSNSTIYEGRKGEPIGLFCFWSDKKLAQDCVLDNWDDYTPNQITLSEFIEDWCLGISNDGYMVGSNFDQNMIGSEVDALDLIIAFSKELKTQKKEIKLKKFDHINTLVDEIEKLG from the coding sequence ATGTCTCAACATTCCATTAAAACAAAAGGGAACCACCAAGAATTCATAAAAAAAGTATGTGAAACTGGTGTTGTTTGGTGCCTTAAAAACAGTGAGGGATTAGCTACGTCTAATTCAACCATTTATGAAGGTAGAAAAGGTGAGCCAATTGGTTTGTTTTGTTTTTGGTCGGACAAAAAATTAGCACAAGATTGTGTGTTGGATAACTGGGACGATTATACCCCAAACCAAATAACCTTGAGTGAGTTTATTGAAGATTGGTGTTTAGGAATCTCTAACGATGGTTATATGGTGGGCTCAAATTTTGACCAAAACATGATTGGAAGCGAAGTTGACGCATTAGACTTAATTATTGCTTTTAGCAAAGAACTCAAAACTCAAAAAAAAGAAATCAAGTTGAAAAAATTTGACCACATCAATACATTGGTTGATGAGATAGAGAAGTTGGGTTAA
- a CDS encoding dihydrofolate reductase — MKHINYFMLLLLATILMVSCGDKEVKTETTEVVEENDSNFVWKADQFADINVLRYRINGWNKLSLQQKKLVYYLTQAGYAGRDIIWDQNYRHNLKIRRALENIVQNYAGDKEAADWKNFMIYTKRVWFANGIHHHYSNDKFKPDFSKEYFTSLMTATKTELAPEVVEVIFNPEIDAKKVSLDASKDLLLASATNFYDADITEKEAQAFYAAKVDKNDLKPVSFGLNSKLVRGASGLEEKVWKSGGMYGAAIDEVIKWLDLAVGVAENEKQGNALKLLIDYYKTGDLKTWDAYNIAWTEATEGDIDYINSFIEVYNDPLGYRGSFETIVQMKDFEASERMAIVANNAQWFEDNSTILPEHKKEKVVGVSYKVVEVAGESGDASPSTPIGVNLPNADWIRAAHGSKSVSLGSIIHAYGKAGGSDLLKEFCYTDKEMEMQIAHGDVGDKMHTALHEVIGHASGKLNKGVGTPNETLKSYASTLEEARADLVGLYYLMDNKLVEMGLMSSLEVGKAAYDDYIRNGMMTQLMRLEPGAVIEEAHMRNRQLVASWAFEKGTKDKVIEKIVKDGKTYFVVNDYDKLRSLFGELLMIIQKIKSEGDYKAGAALVENYGVQVDQALHKEVLARVEKLKIAPYNGFINPKLVPVLDAKGEITDIKVEYPTDFTEQMLEYAKTYSFLPSEN; from the coding sequence ATGAAACACATCAACTATTTTATGTTATTATTGCTGGCAACCATTTTAATGGTTTCTTGTGGCGATAAAGAAGTGAAAACCGAAACAACAGAAGTTGTTGAAGAAAACGATTCAAATTTTGTTTGGAAAGCTGATCAATTTGCCGACATCAATGTATTACGTTACAGAATAAACGGTTGGAACAAGTTAAGCTTACAACAAAAAAAGTTGGTTTATTATTTAACTCAAGCTGGTTATGCTGGTAGAGATATTATTTGGGATCAAAATTACCGTCACAACTTAAAAATTAGACGTGCTTTAGAAAACATTGTACAAAACTATGCGGGTGATAAAGAAGCTGCTGATTGGAAAAATTTTATGATTTATACCAAACGAGTGTGGTTTGCCAATGGTATTCACCATCATTATTCAAACGATAAGTTTAAACCTGATTTTTCGAAAGAATATTTTACTTCGTTAATGACAGCAACAAAAACCGAATTGGCTCCTGAAGTGGTTGAGGTGATTTTTAATCCCGAAATTGATGCTAAAAAAGTGAGTTTAGATGCAAGCAAAGATTTATTGTTGGCTTCTGCTACCAATTTTTACGATGCTGATATTACTGAGAAGGAAGCTCAAGCATTTTATGCTGCTAAAGTTGACAAAAACGATTTAAAACCAGTTTCTTTCGGTTTAAATTCGAAATTGGTAAGAGGAGCAAGCGGTTTAGAAGAAAAGGTTTGGAAATCGGGAGGGATGTATGGTGCAGCTATTGATGAAGTAATTAAATGGTTGGATTTAGCTGTTGGTGTTGCTGAAAACGAAAAACAAGGCAATGCGTTAAAATTGTTAATCGATTATTATAAAACAGGCGATTTAAAAACTTGGGATGCGTACAACATTGCTTGGACTGAAGCTACTGAAGGCGACATCGATTACATCAATTCATTTATTGAAGTGTATAACGACCCATTGGGTTACAGAGGTTCGTTTGAAACCATCGTTCAAATGAAAGATTTTGAAGCATCAGAAAGAATGGCTATTGTAGCTAACAACGCTCAATGGTTTGAAGATAATTCTACCATTTTACCAGAACACAAAAAAGAAAAAGTAGTGGGTGTTTCTTATAAAGTGGTAGAAGTTGCTGGAGAATCTGGCGATGCTTCTCCATCAACACCAATTGGAGTGAACTTACCAAATGCTGATTGGATTAGAGCTGCACACGGTTCTAAATCGGTGAGTTTGGGAAGTATTATTCACGCTTACGGAAAAGCTGGTGGCAGCGATTTGTTAAAAGAGTTTTGCTATACCGATAAAGAAATGGAAATGCAAATTGCTCATGGCGATGTAGGTGATAAAATGCACACGGCTTTGCATGAGGTTATTGGACATGCTTCGGGTAAATTAAACAAAGGCGTTGGTACGCCAAACGAGACATTAAAAAGCTACGCATCTACTTTAGAAGAGGCTAGAGCTGACTTGGTTGGTTTGTATTATTTAATGGACAACAAATTGGTTGAGATGGGATTAATGTCATCGTTAGAAGTTGGTAAAGCTGCTTATGATGATTACATCAGAAATGGTATGATGACTCAATTGATGAGATTAGAGCCAGGAGCTGTAATTGAAGAGGCCCACATGAGAAACAGACAATTGGTGGCTTCTTGGGCTTTTGAAAAAGGTACCAAAGACAAAGTAATTGAAAAAATTGTAAAAGACGGTAAAACGTATTTTGTGGTAAACGATTACGATAAATTGAGAAGCCTTTTTGGAGAGTTGTTAATGATTATTCAAAAAATTAAATCGGAAGGCGATTACAAAGCCGGTGCTGCCTTGGTAGAAAACTATGGAGTACAAGTTGACCAAGCTTTACACAAAGAAGTATTGGCGAGAGTAGAGAAATTAAAAATTGCTCCTTACAACGGCTTTATTAACCCTAAATTAGTTCCAGTATTGGATGCTAAAGGCGAAATTACCGACATTAAAGTAGAATACCCAACAGATTTTACTGAACAAATGTTAGAGTATGCTAAAACTTACTCGTTTTTACCAAGCGAAAATTAA
- a CDS encoding Ig-like domain-containing protein — translation MILNLKHNTAKNLTAFMLLGALWSCAQRAALTGGEKDVLPPEIEATLPENQTLNFTSKEIVVEFNEFVRLSNLQNQLIVSPLMKETPEVMIKGKKMVVKLPDGLEPNTTYSLNFGDAIIDITENNPYPNYKYVFSTGDYIDSLSYSGKVLNAEDLTPKAAVFVMLYNQLEDSVPLKQKPNYLAKTNADGLFSITNIAAGTYKVFALDDINGNYLYDLPNEQVAFLNEAIQLDSNTSDAALYLFAKESEIQFVKKIENKQYGKLTVELNNPSTHVEVFNEDDKPIVCSAKETSKNQLQHTFWLQNEVSTDQQTFIIKDKGKTIDTANVEMIIKQDFKDTLLSISSNATALFDLNKTLEITTHQPLAVFEKEKIKLFEDSISVPFILEKDKNSDLKVFIEIITLKENTNYKLVIEPEALNSVYGLKNDTLINVFKTKKEENYGTLNLSIVTNFTENYILQILHKNEIVKEIFDSYNPQIHVHNLIPYLTPGEYQIKLIIDTNNNKKWDAGNYEQNLQPERVIFYQDNITIRENWDNEIKWNIKL, via the coding sequence TTGATTTTAAATCTAAAACATAATACCGCTAAAAACCTTACTGCATTTATGTTACTTGGTGCGTTATGGTCGTGTGCCCAACGTGCTGCACTAACTGGTGGAGAAAAAGATGTGTTGCCTCCAGAAATAGAAGCTACTTTACCAGAAAACCAAACGTTAAATTTTACCTCAAAAGAAATTGTAGTAGAATTCAATGAATTTGTTCGCTTAAGCAATTTACAAAATCAACTCATCGTTTCGCCATTAATGAAAGAAACGCCAGAGGTGATGATTAAAGGTAAAAAGATGGTGGTAAAATTACCTGATGGCTTGGAGCCCAACACCACCTACAGTTTAAATTTTGGTGATGCCATTATTGATATTACCGAAAACAATCCTTATCCCAATTACAAATACGTGTTTTCTACAGGCGATTATATTGATTCGTTGAGTTATTCGGGAAAAGTGTTGAATGCCGAAGATTTAACCCCAAAAGCGGCTGTTTTTGTTATGCTTTATAACCAATTAGAAGATTCAGTTCCTTTAAAACAAAAACCAAATTACTTGGCAAAAACTAATGCCGATGGACTTTTTAGCATTACAAACATTGCCGCTGGCACATACAAAGTATTTGCTTTAGACGATATAAACGGTAATTATTTGTACGATTTACCCAATGAGCAAGTGGCATTTTTAAATGAAGCTATTCAACTAGATTCTAACACCAGCGATGCAGCATTGTATTTGTTTGCTAAAGAAAGTGAAATTCAATTTGTAAAGAAAATAGAAAACAAGCAATACGGAAAACTTACTGTTGAATTAAACAATCCATCCACTCATGTTGAGGTTTTTAATGAAGATGATAAGCCAATTGTTTGTTCTGCAAAAGAGACTAGTAAAAATCAACTTCAACACACCTTTTGGCTACAAAATGAGGTATCTACTGACCAACAAACATTTATCATAAAAGACAAAGGCAAAACCATTGATACTGCTAATGTTGAAATGATAATTAAGCAAGATTTTAAAGATACTTTGTTGAGTATTTCTAGCAATGCTACTGCCTTGTTCGATTTAAATAAAACACTTGAAATAACTACTCACCAACCTTTAGCTGTGTTTGAAAAAGAAAAAATAAAGTTGTTTGAAGATAGTATAAGTGTACCCTTTATACTAGAAAAAGATAAAAATTCTGATTTAAAAGTATTTATAGAAATCATTACATTAAAAGAAAATACCAACTATAAGTTAGTCATAGAACCAGAGGCTCTTAATTCGGTTTATGGATTAAAAAACGATACTTTAATTAATGTATTTAAAACTAAAAAGGAAGAAAATTATGGGACTCTTAATCTGTCTATAGTTACAAATTTCACTGAAAATTATATTTTACAAATTCTGCATAAAAACGAAATAGTAAAAGAAATCTTTGATTCTTATAACCCTCAAATTCATGTACATAATTTAATTCCTTATTTAACTCCTGGTGAATACCAAATAAAACTAATTATTGATACCAACAACAACAAAAAATGGGATGCTGGTAATTATGAGCAAAACTTACAACCCGAACGAGTAATCTTTTATCAAGATAACATTACGATTAGAGAAAATTGGGACAACGAAATTAAATGGAACATTAAGCTTTAA
- a CDS encoding GAF domain-containing protein: MAEELLISSSLSKEEKYKALLPQINALVTGETDVVANLANISAALKSTFHFLWVGFYMVKNDELVLGPFQGPIACTRIRKGKGVCGTSWQNAETIIVPNVDEFPGHIACSSASKSEIVLPIFNNKNEVIMVLDIDSEELNTFDIIDEKYLLQLTQLISTFS; the protein is encoded by the coding sequence ATGGCAGAAGAATTATTAATAAGTTCAAGTCTTTCGAAAGAAGAAAAATATAAGGCTTTGTTACCACAAATAAACGCGTTGGTAACAGGTGAAACTGATGTTGTTGCTAATTTAGCTAACATCAGTGCTGCACTTAAAAGCACGTTTCATTTTTTGTGGGTGGGGTTTTATATGGTAAAGAATGATGAATTGGTTTTAGGACCATTTCAAGGACCCATTGCTTGTACAAGAATTAGAAAAGGCAAAGGCGTTTGTGGTACTTCTTGGCAAAATGCCGAAACTATTATTGTTCCTAATGTTGATGAATTTCCAGGACATATTGCTTGCAGTTCAGCTTCAAAATCGGAAATTGTATTGCCCATATTTAACAATAAAAATGAGGTTATTATGGTTCTAGACATTGATAGTGAAGAATTAAATACTTTTGATATTATTGATGAAAAATACTTGTTACAACTTACTCAACTAATCAGCACGTTTTCTTGA